One genomic region from Sulfurimonas sp. encodes:
- a CDS encoding integrase arm-type DNA-binding domain-containing protein: MSKLQAVTLSRLKPKDKPYTVADGNGLSLLIKTDGTKLWEFRFTSPTKLKRRKSSFGKFPDVPLTLAREKAQNYRELISKEIDPIDKKQEDKIKLQIAQDGIFDKVVDEWFIKQEKELAYSIMVPFFKTSKTSFLILPLYDTSGNSFAPLGSKLLTAL; the protein is encoded by the coding sequence ATGTCTAAATTACAAGCTGTTACACTCTCCAGACTAAAACCTAAAGACAAGCCCTACACAGTAGCAGATGGTAATGGCTTATCATTACTCATCAAAACAGATGGAACTAAACTATGGGAATTCAGATTTACTAGTCCAACAAAATTAAAAAGAAGAAAATCATCTTTTGGAAAATTTCCTGATGTACCTTTAACCTTGGCACGAGAAAAAGCACAAAATTACAGAGAACTAATATCTAAAGAAATAGACCCCATAGATAAAAAACAAGAAGATAAGATAAAACTACAAATTGCCCAAGATGGAATATTTGATAAAGTAGTTGACGAGTGGTTTATAAAACAAGAGAAAGAACTTGCTTATAGTATAATGGTTCCCTTTTTCAAGACCAGTAAAACAAGTTTTCTTATTTTACCTCTTTACGATACCAGTGGTAACAGTTTTGCTCCTTTAGGATCTAAATTATTGACAGCTTTATAA
- a CDS encoding methyl-accepting chemotaxis protein, whose product MKNLSIKTQILALVIISLITLSAILTFASISKSKDALMEKSYNSLTSARDSKAEQIQNFFKERISDINIIVSSDNVEALVNSLNGLDNKLFIDPKGAFPITNPEVIKATAPHEEFFNKYIKEYGYYDLFLIDPEDGHVIYTVSKESDYGANLITGSLKNSGLAEVFKKVKEFKRAVFVDMQPYAPSNGAPAMFLGAPIIDKDGHFEGILVFQISDATINKIMQFRHGYGNSQEDYLVGQDKLMRSDSFLDPKGHSLKASFANPTTGSCDTQASRSALNGQKDTKIVIDYNGNPVLSSYAPIKVGQDLNWAILSEIDEAEVLIIPNAIRNTLIVGAFIILLIVIAIAFFIISISVIKPLNAFKIKILEISSNHDLKQRVDINAPQEIMDMGKSLNTLLSSLQELIATSKTSSTENSSISHELSTTALSVGNNVENSVNIIEEATVQAKSVQNEIINAISEAQKSKNDIVEANENLGTARDDIISLTSKVQNTAQTEAELSQNMETLSKDAEEVKNVLVIIGDIADQTNLLALNAAIEAARAGDHGRGFAVVADEVRKLAERTQKTLAEINATINVVVQSINDASTQMSANSNEIQKLANIAQTVEDRINSTVVIVNEAVDASDRTVKDFESTGKNVKIIVTKVEKINELSATNARSVEEIASAAEHLNTLTNELNSKLETFHT is encoded by the coding sequence ATGAAAAATTTATCTATAAAGACACAGATATTAGCGCTCGTAATTATTTCTTTAATTACTTTGTCTGCAATCCTTACCTTTGCTTCAATTAGTAAAAGTAAAGATGCTTTAATGGAAAAAAGCTACAATAGCTTAACATCAGCGAGAGATTCTAAAGCTGAACAGATTCAAAATTTCTTTAAAGAAAGAATTAGCGATATTAATATCATTGTATCTAGTGATAATGTAGAAGCTTTAGTAAATAGTTTAAATGGATTAGATAATAAGCTATTTATAGATCCAAAAGGTGCATTTCCGATAACTAACCCAGAAGTTATAAAAGCAACAGCTCCACATGAAGAATTCTTTAATAAATATATAAAAGAGTATGGTTATTATGATTTATTTTTGATTGATCCAGAAGATGGTCATGTTATCTATACAGTATCAAAAGAATCTGATTATGGTGCAAATCTTATAACAGGAAGTTTAAAAAATAGTGGACTTGCTGAAGTATTTAAAAAAGTAAAAGAGTTTAAAAGAGCTGTATTTGTAGATATGCAACCTTATGCCCCAAGTAATGGTGCTCCAGCTATGTTTTTAGGTGCTCCTATAATTGATAAAGATGGACATTTTGAAGGAATTTTAGTATTTCAAATTTCAGATGCTACGATAAATAAAATCATGCAATTTAGACATGGTTACGGAAATTCTCAAGAAGATTATCTAGTTGGTCAAGATAAGCTTATGAGAAGCGATAGCTTCTTAGACCCTAAAGGTCACTCTCTAAAAGCTTCATTCGCCAATCCAACTACAGGTAGTTGTGATACACAAGCAAGTAGAAGTGCCTTAAATGGTCAAAAAGACACAAAAATAGTTATCGATTATAATGGTAATCCTGTATTATCTTCTTATGCTCCAATTAAAGTAGGTCAAGATTTAAATTGGGCAATACTAAGTGAAATAGATGAAGCAGAAGTTTTAATAATTCCAAATGCTATAAGAAACACTCTTATTGTAGGTGCTTTTATTATCTTACTAATTGTCATTGCAATTGCGTTTTTTATTATCTCAATAAGTGTTATTAAACCATTAAATGCATTTAAAATAAAAATACTTGAAATCTCTTCTAATCATGATTTAAAGCAAAGAGTAGATATAAACGCTCCACAAGAGATTATGGATATGGGTAAAAGCCTTAATACCTTACTTAGCTCTTTACAAGAACTAATAGCTACTTCTAAAACTTCTTCTACTGAAAATTCTTCAATTTCTCATGAGCTTTCAACTACTGCCCTAAGTGTTGGAAATAATGTTGAAAATTCTGTTAATATAATAGAAGAAGCAACAGTCCAAGCAAAATCAGTGCAAAATGAAATAATAAATGCCATTTCTGAAGCTCAGAAATCTAAGAATGATATTGTTGAAGCGAATGAAAATCTAGGAACTGCGAGAGATGACATCATATCTTTAACATCAAAGGTTCAAAACACTGCACAAACAGAGGCGGAACTCTCCCAAAATATGGAAACTCTTTCAAAAGATGCAGAAGAAGTTAAAAATGTGTTAGTTATTATAGGCGATATAGCAGATCAAACTAATTTACTTGCTTTAAATGCTGCTATAGAAGCAGCTCGAGCAGGCGATCATGGTAGAGGGTTTGCAGTTGTTGCTGATGAAGTTAGAAAACTAGCAGAGAGAACTCAAAAAACATTAGCAGAGATAAATGCAACTATAAATGTTGTTGTTCAATCTATCAATGACGCTTCTACTCAAATGAGTGCAAATTCAAATGAAATACAAAAGCTTGCAAATATCGCACAAACAGTTGAAGACAGAATCAACTCAACAGTTGTTATAGTTAATGAAGCAGTTGATGCAAGTGATAGAACTGTAAAAGACTTTGAAAGCACTGGTAAAAATGTAAAAATAATTGTAACTAAAGTAGAGAAAATAAATGAACTCTCAGCTACAAATGCTAGAAGTGTTGAAGAAATTGCCTCGGCAGCTGAACATTTAAATACACTTACAAATGAGCTAAATTCAAAACTTGAAACATTTCATACTTAA
- a CDS encoding IS3 family transposase, translating into MSAKRKSYSANFKAKVVLEVLEGEKTVNEIASGYEVLPLSLRNWKKQFLENMSLAFDKSTVVKEYKDEIDTLKYEKDAIAKKLGETIVEKDFLVEKLKSLASSKERKTLLDAKHKLSQNKQCQLLQVSKSSLYYTPTKPFSRGKDLKILDAINNIYSDFPSYGSRRIHAQLLRDGYSIGKKFVKKAMKYMGIEALYPKPKTTTANKEHYKYPYLLKDFRDYAGRVVIEKTNQVWSTDITYIKLEKGFVYLAAIIDWHSKKILSWKLSNTMDISLVKSVLNEALAFYPKPEIFNTDQGSQYTSKVHVDILKKHNIKISMDGKGRATDNICIERFWRSIKYEEIYLNEYKNIKSLNRAIKIYMNSYNKKRLHSAIGYKTPNEVYYKAVNNLDPKGAKLLPLVS; encoded by the coding sequence ATGAGTGCAAAAAGAAAAAGTTATAGTGCAAATTTTAAAGCAAAAGTAGTACTGGAAGTTTTAGAGGGTGAAAAAACTGTTAATGAAATAGCTAGTGGATATGAAGTCCTACCTCTAAGTTTAAGAAATTGGAAAAAACAGTTTCTTGAGAATATGTCATTAGCATTTGATAAAAGTACTGTTGTAAAAGAATACAAAGATGAAATTGATACTCTTAAATATGAAAAAGATGCAATTGCAAAAAAACTTGGAGAGACAATTGTTGAGAAGGATTTTCTTGTGGAAAAGCTAAAAAGCTTGGCCTCATCTAAAGAGAGAAAAACTCTACTTGATGCTAAGCATAAATTATCACAGAATAAGCAGTGTCAATTGCTACAGGTAAGTAAGTCGAGTTTGTACTATACTCCAACTAAACCGTTTAGTAGAGGTAAAGACTTGAAAATATTAGATGCTATAAATAATATATATTCAGACTTTCCATCATATGGAAGTAGAAGAATTCATGCTCAACTTTTAAGAGATGGGTATAGCATAGGGAAAAAGTTCGTTAAGAAAGCTATGAAGTATATGGGTATAGAAGCCTTGTATCCTAAGCCTAAGACCACTACAGCAAACAAAGAACATTATAAGTATCCATATCTCCTAAAAGATTTTAGAGATTATGCTGGACGTGTTGTAATTGAAAAAACTAATCAAGTCTGGAGTACAGATATTACTTATATCAAACTGGAAAAAGGCTTTGTATATTTAGCCGCAATAATAGATTGGCATAGTAAAAAAATACTCTCATGGAAACTTTCTAACACAATGGATATTTCCTTAGTTAAAAGTGTGTTAAATGAAGCACTCGCATTTTATCCTAAACCAGAGATATTTAACACAGACCAGGGAAGTCAATATACTTCAAAAGTTCATGTTGATATTCTCAAAAAACACAACATTAAAATTTCAATGGATGGAAAAGGTAGAGCTACTGATAATATTTGCATCGAAAGATTCTGGCGAAGTATTAAGTATGAAGAAATTTATCTGAATGAATATAAGAATATAAAATCTCTCAATCGAGCAATAAAAATATATATGAACTCTTACAACAAAAAAAGATTACATTCGGCGATTGGATATAAAACTCCAAATGAAGTTTATTATAAAGCTGTCAATAATTTAGATCCTAAAGGAGCAAAACTGTTACCACTGGTATCGTAA